The proteins below come from a single Diadema setosum chromosome 21, eeDiaSeto1, whole genome shotgun sequence genomic window:
- the LOC140244345 gene encoding peroxisomal N(1)-acetyl-spermine/spermidine oxidase-like, with translation MAGSLQKTKKKNEKKGEKRTCNASGAFKWNASYACAFTTSLAMFRPNVHTTVVGRNSDQFTTAFVGITMEGRCNFRKCMVSSEVLHKRYFERPSVEAVAAMERRGRRVAIVGAGMAGLTAAAELSRSSQCEVLVFEAMDRAGGRILTVKDFASHVIELGANWIHGTKDNPIFDLAKKHHLLSSSCNDLSAYDECVAWYHLPDDEDCTFFVDEHGNRIDVQLASNSRKIFGEVHELIDREDRNKLDYSQNFGEFMRIGYAEELKQQGVTNDDELRQYWLLYENWCRLECVDIGCEDLQTVHLRSYRNYQVLSGRYLTNLGDEGYQGILDRLLADIPKGSIRYETPVAQVRYGECAGEEGVVVKTEAGESFRCDHVIVTSSIGFLQENIQTFFEPPLPRSREKALCAFTHVTVNKIFLRFSKPFWSSKDFLIDLLWKPVSEGEELDDEMEKKKFYRMLSEFVADTRNEDVLMGWVYGRGAEYAETLTERELKQSTEGLLIFFFFKKSCAALLRQFLDDPNIPEPEVAICSRWHSNRYQRGSYSAFLPMTATGSEYEIMNSPVFCGKAGGEHKVPTILFAGEAYHEGFKSTVHGAMTSGLDRAVDFIHYWSKEESEVKCALDQGGTTRGGRTSSPRKAKPPSA, from the exons ATGGCTGGAAGCCTCcaaaagacgaagaagaagaatgagaagaagggggaaaaacGCACCTGCAATGCCAGTGGTGCCTTCAAATGGAATGCCAGCTATGCCTGCGCGTTCACAACTTCACtagccatgttcagac CTAATGTCCACACCacggtcgtgggaagaaactccgaccaatTTACCACGGCCTTCGTGGGGATCACCATggagggtcggtgtaacttccggaagtgCATG GTGTCCAGTGAAGTGCTACACAAGCGATATTTTGAGCGTCCATC TGTAGAGGCTGTCGCAGCGATGGAAAGAAGAGGGCGACGTGTCGCCATTGTAGGAGCCGGTATGGCTGGACTGACAGCTGCGGCCGAGTTGAGCAGGTCGAGTCAGTGTGAGGTTCTGGTGTTTGAGGCCATGGATCGAGCAGGTGGTAGGATTTTAACAGTCAAGGATTTTG CTAGTCACGTGATTGAACTTGGCGCCAACTGGATACACGGAACGAAAGATAATCCCATCTTCGACTTGGCAAAGAAACATCACCTGCTCTCC AGTTCATGCAACGATCTGAGCGCATACGACGAGTGTGTTGCCTGGTACCATTTACCCGATGACGAAGATTGCACCTTCTTCGTCGATGAACATGGAAATCGAATAGATGTTCAACTCGCCTCGAACTCTCGAAAGATCTTTGGCGAGGTCCACGAGCTGATAGACAGGGAGGACCGAAACAAGCTTGACTACAGCCAGAACTTTGGCGAGTTCATGCGGATAGGATACGCAGAAGAGCTGAAGCAGCAAGGAGTGACCAACGATGACGAGCTACGTCAGTATTGGTTGTTGTACGAGAACTGGTGTCGGTTGGAATGTGTTGATATTGGTTGCGAAGACCTCCAAACGGTGCATCTCAGAAGTTACAGGAACTACCAAGTGCTAAGCGGTCGCTATTTAACCAACCTGGGGGACGAAGGCTACCAGGGAATTCTGGACCGACTCCTCGCGGACATCCCCAAAGGCAGTATACGCTATGAAACGCCTGTCGCCCAAGTACGCTATGGAGAATGTGCCGGCGAAGAGGGCGTCGTAGTGAAGACGGAGGCCGGAGAATCCTTTCGCTGCGATCACGTAATAGTGACGTCGTCTATCGGCTTTCTGCAAGAAAATATACAGACCTTTTTCGAGCCGCCTTTGCCCAGGTCTAGAGAGAAGGCTCTCTGTGCGTTCACCCACGTTACTGTAAACAAGATTTTCTTGAG GTTCAGCAAGCCTTTCTGGAGCAGCAAAGACTTTTTGATCGACCTTCTTTGGAAGCCAGTCTCGGAGGGAGAGGAGCTGGATGAcgagatggaaaagaaaaagttttatCGCATGCTTTCAGAATTCGTGGCCGATACACGGAACGAGGACGTGCTAATGGGTTGGGTCTACGGCCGGGGAGCCGAGTACGCCGAGACACTAACGGAGAGAGAATTAAAACAG TCAACCGAAGGtctcttgatatttttttttttcaaaaagagcTGTGCTGCCCTCTTGAGGCAATTCCTGGATGACCCGAACATCCCCGAGCCCGAAGTGGCCATCTGCTCCCGTTGGCATAGCAACAGATACCAACGCGGGTCGTACAGTGCATTTCTACCAATGACAGCCACGGGATCGGAGTATGAGATCATGAACTCACCGGTGTTCTGTGGCAAAGCGGGAGGCGAACATAAG GTGCCGACCATTCTCTTCGCGGGAGAAGCATACCACGAGGGGTTCAAGTCTACTGTACACGGTGCAATGACCTCCGGCCTGGACAGAGCCGTGGATTTCATCCACTACTGGTCAAAAGAGGAATCTGAGGTCAAGTGTGCATTGGACCAAGGAGGTACCACTAGGGGAGGTCGGACAAGTAGTCCCCGAAAGGCGAAGCCTCCATCAGCCTAA
- the LOC140244576 gene encoding peroxisomal N(1)-acetyl-spermine/spermidine oxidase-like: MATPAPDPLVVIVGAGMAGLAAAVELTRSRTCKVIVLEAMDSPGGRIQTIKGFGERVVELGANWLHGTRGNPLYKLAKKHKLLSQDKVPRALNDDSASWYRYDDNGNDHYQTEDGESIDPKVVRNVKRMYAEVQEEFDSVDPEALDPGESFRDVMLRGFTQRLEKIEVHSKKLLDQYWAVFEFCCRMECMDLGSYDLHEVQFRSALQYEELEGFYYTTLGEEGYQGVISKLLEDIPESSILYNTPVARIQYQTCGDDGRESVVVHAEDGRTFECSYVIVTSSVGFLKENLGTFFDPPLPKDKLQVLRSLPYGTVNKIFLKYDEPFWTSEEFGVQLMWREPSTEISERDEEAEKAVFYRTLVGFNAEEKNSDILLGWTYGKGAEFMETLSDEELGKRCTSLLRQFLGDPTIPEPASVMCSRWHSNRYQRGSYAAFFSPHSSCTNHDIMNAPVYGSSTDGKEKVPILCFAGEAFHKIFFSTTHGAFLSGRDQARALIKYLSRRHGNTSKCLLN, from the exons ATGGCAACACCCGCTCCCGATCCCCTTGTGGTGATAGTCGGCGCCGGTATGGCCGGGCTGGCGGCTGCAGTCGAGTTGACCAGATCGAGAACATGCAAGGTGATTGTTTTGGAGGCAATGGACAGTCCAGGGGGACGAATACAGACCATCAAGGGATTCG GTGAACGTGTCGTGGAGCTTGGGGCAAACTGGCTACATGGAACGAGAGGAAATCCTTTATATAAACTCGCCAAGAAACACAAATTACTATCG CAGGATAAGGTTCCTCGCGCCCTCAACGACGACAGTGCCAGCTGGTACCGTTATGATGATAACGGTAACGACCATTATCAAACCGAAGATGGGGAAAGCATCGATCCCAAAGTGGTCCGGAATGTCAAGAGGATGTACGCCGAGGTACAGGAAGAGTTTGACAGCGTCGACCCGGAAGCCTTGGACCCAGGGGAAAGCTTTCGGGATGTCATGCTGCGGGGATTCACGCAGAGACTGGAGAAAATAGAGGTACATTCCAAGAAACTCCTGGACCAGTACTGGGCTGTTTTTGAATTCTGCTGCCGGATGGAATGTATGGACCTCGGCTCCTACGATCTCCACGAAGTGCAGTTTCGTAGCGCACTGCAGTACGAGGAACTGGAAGGCTTCTACTACACCACCTTGGGAGAGGAGGGTTACCAAGGAGTTATTTCCAAGCTTCTTGAAGACATCCCCGAATCGAGTATCCTCTATAACACTCCTGTTGCTAGGATACAATACCAGACATGTGGTGATGACGGCAGAGAATCAGTGGTTGTGCATGCGGAAGACGGAAGAACGTTCGAATGTAGTTACGTCATAGTGACATCTTCTGTGGGGTTCTTGAAAGAAAATCTTGGAACTTTTTTTGACCCTCCCCTACCTAAAGATAAGCTACAAGTGTTGAGGTCATTACCTTATGGTACGGTCAACAAGATTTTCCTCAA ATACGACGAGCCTTTTTGGACGTCCGAAGAGTTTGGGGTGCAGCTGATGTGGAGGGAGCCCTCTACGGAGATTTCGGAAAGGGACGAAGAGGCAGAGAAAGCGGTATTCTACCGCACACTGGTTGGATTCAACGCAGAGGAAAAGAACAGCGACATCTTGCTTGGCTGGACCTATGGCAAAGGGGCGGAGTTTATGGAGACACTTAGTGATGAAGAATTGGGCAAG CGCTGCACGTCACTTCTCAGGCAATTCCTTGGCGATCCTACCATTCCGGAACCCGCCTCGGTTATGTGCAGTCGTTGGCATAGCAACCGATATCAGCGCGGTTCATACGCGGCCTTTTTCTCGCCCCATTCGTCCTGTACAAATCACGACATCATGAATGCACCGGTGTATGGCTCGAGCACTGATGGAAAAGAGAAG GTTCCTATCCTATGCTTCGCTGGAGAGGCATTCCACAAAATCTTCTTCTCCACGACCCACGGGGCCTTTCTGTCAGGACGAGACCAAGCCCGAGCCCTGATAAAATACCTTTCTCGTCGCCATGGAAACACGTCCAAATGTTTGCTGAACTGA